From the genome of Brassica oleracea var. oleracea cultivar TO1000 chromosome C4, BOL, whole genome shotgun sequence:
ATGATGTAGATAACAGACCCTATCAACTGAAGTCTGCCAGCAAAGGTAAGATGTCTCGCCGTCCAAGAGGATATTCTACTTCTGACTCTAGCAATGAGAGGACTATAATCCTGAGCATTCATCCTCTTGGTTAAGAGGGGAAGACCCAAATATCTTACCGGAAGAGTCCCATTATCAAAGGGAAATTGCTCAAGAATCGCTTCACTCTCCTCATCCTTAACTCCTGCCAGATAGAGAGTTGATTTTTCCATACTTATATTAAGCCCCGACATCACCTCAAACTCCTTAAAGACAGCTAGGATACCCTCAATAGAGTCCTTTCTTCCATCCGAGAATACCAAAACATCGTCTGCAAATATGAGTTAAACTTAACTCTTTACAATAAGGATGGTATCCAATTCTCCTTTCTGCTGCAGCTATATCAAGAAGACGAGAAAGGACTTGCATACTTATGACAAACAAGTAGGGAGATAACGAGCACCCTTGGCGCAGCCCTCTTGTACTCTTAAATTTTCAAAAAGCCAAGAAACATAGTTTTTTTTTTGTCAAAGGAAACATAGTTAAGATGAATATTATAACATATTTCTACGAAATTTAACTTTTAATAATTCTTCTTTTAATGGATTCAGTGTTGAATATGGTCTTAAGAAGTCATGAACATAATACACTTTAGAATAATGTATTTATGAATTGGATAATTCGGAAACATTTTTATATAGCATTACTTCGAGTGATCGTTATGCTTGAGATATGACAACAAATTTGGCCTTAAGAGTGTATGCATATGTATTGTCTATGTGGATTAAAAGATGGGAGATGATGAGAAAACCTGAGATGAGGAGAATCGAAGAAGCAAAATATCACAATCCCGAAAAACAAAAGACAAAAACTGCATCTGCATAATCAACAACTGATAAATTGATTATTCGGTGAAAATTTAGCTCCCCATTTGCTGTGGTAATTGGCTCTCTTACATATAGGCTGTGATGACCCTCCTACATACAAGATTTACAAATCCTTAGAGGACGATGAAATCACACCCAACACTGTTCTGTTCGAAAGATGTTGTACATACGACATTCATTCAATCTCTTGCGATTTATGCATGTAGCACAAGCACTTGCACATGTTTTCAAGCAACTATGAGTGAAAAAGAAGTCTCATTATAAAGAAAATAATAACATAGAAAATACTAAGACGATGATGTAGGTTTCTTGATGGGTACAACGCAGAGAGGTTTGGCTTTATGTAAAATAAGACCAAAGACCTCACTCATGTCCATGTTTCCAGGGACGACACCGTCTTGAAGTTTCCAGTCAAAGGAGTAGAGAAGAGAGGCAAGCACCACAGGCATTGTCTTCAATGACATTGAGATTCCCGGACACATCCTTCTTCCGGATCCAAATGGTAACAGCTCGAAATCTTTGCCTCTTACATCGATTTCACGTAACAAGAACCTCTCTGGCTCAAACTTCATTGGATTCTCCCACACGCTCGAGTCTCGTCCCATTGCCCAAACGTTCACGAGAACCTAATATTCAAACCCATAGAAGAACCGTTATTAATCAAACCGAACCAAAGTATTGGTTTCATGTATATTTCAAACTAAACATCCCAAATCCAGTCCTAAATTGAGCAAAATATTATTTAGATTTGAGTTTTATTCAAGATAAGTGTTTATGCTGTATGAATTCTTTCGCTTAATTTTTCTAATATGCTCAACTTCATACTTTTCATTCACCAAATATTGAATACAAGGATTTGATTCCGCAAGAATTCATTCAACCATAGAAAAAAATGAAGCGTTCACTCATAAAATTTTCAATGGATCCTACGCTATCCGATCAAACTTTAGTGTGCACTCTTCCAACCACAACGAAAACGAATTCATTTCACAACTCATAATGTAAACTTGACCAAAACCAAAGTAATCAACTTTTATTTCTATTTAAACTGAACAAAACCAAATAAGGCTAATAAGCTTATGTTTCTCTCTTTGTTTATACATATCAAAATGTATTCAAACTAACAAAAAAAACGTATACCTAACCAAAAAGAGCTAACGTGCATCTTAAGTTAGTTAAAGGTTGATGAAACGAGTATTAAATATACCTGAGAGTTCTTTGGAACGAAGAAACCAAAGATTTGGACATCAGACTCAGATTTTCGAGGGATCAAAGGAGCTGGAGGATGCAAACGAAGAGTCTCTTTCACAACTGCTAGCAAGTAAGGTAACCTTGGAATATCAGATTCTTGAACGACACCGTTTTCACCTATCACTTGTCGTATCTCACTCTGAGCTCTGACCATTTTATCCGGGCTACGGAGTAGCTCCGTCATTGCCCACTCTATTGTACTAGAGTTTGTATCCGTGCCAGCAACAAACAAATCCTGTCACAAAAATAAGCCTAGTTAGTTCTAGGCAAATTATCCTAACCCCCGAACGAGAACCAAACCAAACCAAACCGAAAAACGAAACCAGATCTGGACCAAAATTTATAAAAACTCGAACTATTCCTATTTCTCTAAGGGCATCTCCATCCACACTCCATTTTTTCCTCTAAAATGGAATAAAAGTGAATATGAAGTAAGAAATGCTCCAACCCAACTTCATATTTCACTCTATAATGAAATATACTTCATAAATGGAGTAATCTATTTTTTGTTTGTTCATCACTCCATTATGGAGTGGAAAATAAAGTAGGGTTGGAGCAAATTTACTCCATTTTCACTTTTAGTCTGTTTTGAAAAAAAAAATAGAGATTTACACCCGATATCTGAAATAATAATTAATCTTTGTGCCATTTGGTGTTTAGGCGAGACTTACGAGAAACAAGTGCTTCATATCATTAATGGTGATCTCTTCTTGGTTTTGCTGTTTAATATCGAGAAGGGCATCTAACATATCGTTACTCGACGCCGCTGTCTGAGACAATCTTTTGGTTACACGATCATCAATGAATTCGTGGAAAACCCTAAATAGCTTCTCTATGCAGAGCGTTGACTCTTTTCGGCTTCCTTGTAAATCAAGAAACCTCAGAAGCCGGAAAAAGTCTCCTGCGTTGGGTTTCCCACAGATCTCCATAAGGTGAACCACCGTTTCGTGGAACTCGAAAGACGACGAGTTAGAGCTATACGTGGCCAAATCAACAGAAAATAGAGCATTCGAGATTATATTGAAAGATGTGACGAAGGAAGCACGAGCCATGTCAATAGCCTCTCCTCTCTCGCAAAATGTGTTTACTAAGCTCACAAGTTCCTCCACCTTTTTCATCCTTATGGATTGGATACCGTCTAGGTTTTGCGGTGACAACAAATTTTGCACTACTATCTTCTTCAGAAACCTGAATATGCATACAAACAACAAACATAACTTCATCGGGGTCGTGGCTATTGTACGTGTAGTAATCAAACTAAAAATGTATATATCGATTGGTATGGGTTTTTATTCAAATTTTAGACTTTGTTCTTTAAAAATTATACATTTTTAATATTCAGTATATACTTTCAGGTAATAAGTTTTTTTTTTTTCTCGCATATAAATACGAAAATCATTTTTTCCAAATTAAAATTTATTTAATTTCTACAAATGATTTTAAACACAAAAGAGTTTTCTTAGAAGGCATGATGTTTATAGATAGAGTTATTAATTCGATCCCAAAAAAAAAACAAATATACATTGATATATAATTACCTCCAACGAGCCGATGCAGGAATCCAAACAACGGAATGTTTATGATGGTCAAAGGCTCGGATCGGGTCGTTAAAGGTTCGAGCAGACATGACATGGTCGTGTGTTTTAAGTGCCTCTTTAGCTGCTTCTGGTGAAGATATAACCACTGCGGTTAACCTTCCAAGCTTTAAGCTCATTATAGGTCCATATGTTTTCGAAAAGACAGCAAGTGAACGGTGAGGATTGAAGCCGAGTTGGAATATGTTTCCCACCAATGGGAGTCCCGGCGGACCCGGCGGAAGTGAGCCTTGGCTATTGCCGCCGTAGTTGGGGTCCCTCCGAG
Proteins encoded in this window:
- the LOC106339603 gene encoding cytochrome P450 76C3-like; amino-acid sequence: MELSIIPAVCTVLFFLVTFFLFSTARTRRDPNYGGNSQGSLPPGPPGLPLVGNIFQLGFNPHRSLAVFSKTYGPIMSLKLGRLTAVVISSPEAAKEALKTHDHVMSARTFNDPIRAFDHHKHSVVWIPASARWRFLKKIVVQNLLSPQNLDGIQSIRMKKVEELVSLVNTFCERGEAIDMARASFVTSFNIISNALFSVDLATYSSNSSSFEFHETVVHLMEICGKPNAGDFFRLLRFLDLQGSRKESTLCIEKLFRVFHEFIDDRVTKRLSQTAASSNDMLDALLDIKQQNQEEITINDMKHLFLDLFVAGTDTNSSTIEWAMTELLRSPDKMVRAQSEIRQVIGENGVVQESDIPRLPYLLAVVKETLRLHPPAPLIPRKSESDVQIFGFFVPKNSQVLVNVWAMGRDSSVWENPMKFEPERFLLREIDVRGKDFELLPFGSGRRMCPGISMSLKTMPVVLASLLYSFDWKLQDGVVPGNMDMSEVFGLILHKAKPLCVVPIKKPTSSS